A single region of the Rhodococcus sp. W8901 genome encodes:
- a CDS encoding HhH-GPD-type base excision DNA repair protein has protein sequence MALTLNLVGDPDADALLASDPLALLIGMLLDQQVPMETAFAGPKKLDDRLGGLDVHKIAEMSPDDFIAVCAQPPAVHRFPKSMGERIQSLCGDIVEHYDGDTAAIWTSGDPDGKEVLKRLKALPGYGDQKARIFLALLGKQIGVEPKGWREAAGSYGDEGARRSIADVVDRQTLLEVREFKQAAKAAAKAAKGK, from the coding sequence ATGGCACTCACGCTGAATCTTGTCGGTGACCCGGACGCGGACGCCCTGTTGGCATCGGACCCGCTCGCGCTGCTGATCGGGATGCTGCTCGATCAGCAGGTGCCGATGGAGACGGCGTTCGCGGGACCGAAGAAGCTCGACGACCGGCTCGGCGGCCTGGACGTCCACAAGATCGCGGAGATGAGCCCGGACGACTTCATCGCGGTGTGTGCGCAGCCGCCCGCGGTGCACCGGTTCCCGAAGTCGATGGGGGAGCGCATCCAGTCGCTGTGCGGCGACATCGTGGAGCACTACGACGGCGACACCGCCGCGATCTGGACGTCGGGCGACCCGGACGGCAAGGAAGTGCTGAAGCGGCTCAAGGCGCTTCCCGGGTACGGCGACCAGAAGGCACGGATCTTCCTGGCGCTCTTGGGTAAGCAGATCGGTGTCGAGCCGAAGGGCTGGCGCGAGGCCGCCGGATCGTACGGCGACGAGGGCGCGCGCCGCTCGATCGCCGACGTCGTCGACCGGCAGACGCTCCTCGAGGTGCGCGAGTTCAAGCAGGCCGCCAAGGCCGCGGCGAAGGCGGCGAAGGGGAAGTAG